A genome region from Microbacterium sp. CGR2 includes the following:
- a CDS encoding hydantoinase/oxoprolinase N-terminal domain-containing protein has product MPRYRIGIDVGGTNTDAVILDDRLAVVASVKRPTTQDTGDGVSDAIDAVLAASGIDPALIAHAMLGTTHCTNAIVERRGLGRVGILRLGAPATTAVPPLEGWPDDLRRAMGDHVHVLTGGFEVDGRVLAPIDEQSVRDACGLMRGEVDAVAVVGVFAPIDESQEERVTAIVTEELGVPVSRSARIGSLGLLERENATVLNAALMQTLTQMAAGFVAALRERGIPATPYFGQNDGTLMQLEYALEFPVLTIGCGPTNSIRGAAHLSGATDALVVDIGGTTTDIGVLVDGFPRQSAHAVEIGGIRTNFRMPDVLSVGLGGGTVIHSAGGSVAIGPDSVGYRLPQEALAFGGGILTATDVALAVGGAEIGRVPVPVVDAQLGSDAWDAMRAMLEDSIDRMKPNAAPVPVILVGGGGIIAPAELDGVASLIRPDHFGAANAVGAALGEVAGQIEKIYRADPTDRRASRDDAAAEATERARLAGAEPSTIEVVAVEELPVAYSDGTTVLIRARAVGRLAA; this is encoded by the coding sequence ATGCCCCGGTACCGCATCGGAATCGACGTCGGTGGAACGAACACGGATGCCGTGATCCTCGATGACCGGCTGGCCGTCGTCGCGTCGGTGAAGCGACCGACCACCCAGGACACCGGCGACGGCGTCTCGGACGCGATCGATGCCGTGCTCGCCGCATCCGGAATCGATCCTGCCCTGATCGCGCACGCGATGCTCGGGACGACGCACTGCACCAACGCCATCGTCGAGCGGCGTGGTCTCGGGCGCGTCGGAATCCTCCGGCTCGGCGCCCCGGCGACCACAGCGGTTCCGCCTCTCGAGGGGTGGCCGGACGACCTGCGCCGCGCGATGGGCGATCACGTCCACGTGCTGACCGGTGGCTTCGAGGTCGACGGCCGAGTGCTCGCTCCCATCGACGAGCAGTCGGTGCGCGACGCGTGCGGTCTGATGCGCGGCGAGGTCGACGCGGTGGCTGTGGTGGGTGTCTTCGCGCCGATCGATGAGAGTCAGGAGGAGCGCGTCACCGCGATCGTCACGGAGGAGCTCGGCGTTCCGGTCTCCCGGTCGGCACGCATCGGATCGCTCGGGCTCCTCGAGCGTGAGAACGCGACCGTTCTCAATGCGGCTCTGATGCAGACGCTGACGCAGATGGCGGCAGGCTTCGTCGCCGCACTGCGCGAGCGAGGCATCCCTGCCACGCCCTACTTCGGTCAGAACGACGGCACGCTCATGCAGCTCGAGTACGCGCTGGAGTTCCCGGTGCTCACGATCGGCTGCGGACCGACGAACTCGATCCGCGGCGCCGCGCACCTCTCCGGCGCGACCGACGCGCTGGTCGTCGACATCGGCGGCACGACGACCGACATCGGGGTGCTCGTCGACGGCTTCCCCCGTCAATCAGCACATGCCGTGGAGATCGGCGGCATCCGCACGAACTTCCGGATGCCGGACGTGCTCTCGGTCGGGCTCGGTGGCGGCACCGTCATCCACTCCGCCGGCGGTTCCGTCGCCATCGGCCCGGACAGTGTCGGGTACCGGTTGCCCCAAGAAGCGCTGGCGTTCGGCGGCGGCATCCTCACGGCCACCGATGTCGCACTGGCTGTGGGCGGTGCCGAGATCGGGCGCGTGCCGGTGCCGGTCGTCGACGCTCAGCTCGGATCCGACGCCTGGGACGCGATGCGCGCGATGCTGGAGGACTCCATCGACCGGATGAAGCCGAACGCCGCGCCGGTGCCGGTGATCCTCGTCGGCGGCGGAGGCATCATCGCGCCGGCCGAGCTCGACGGAGTCGCATCGCTCATCCGCCCGGACCACTTCGGTGCGGCGAACGCCGTGGGTGCGGCTCTCGGTGAGGTCGCCGGTCAGATCGAGAAGATCTACCGGGCCGATCCGACTGACCGCCGCGCATCACGCGACGATGCCGCTGCCGAGGCCACGGAGCGCGCGCGTCTGGCCGGGGCGGAGCCTTCGACGATCGAAGTCGTGGCCGTGGAGGAACTCCCCGTCGCCTACTCCGACGGGACCACCGTCCTCATCCGTGCGCGAGCAGTGGGGCGATTGGCGGCCTGA
- a CDS encoding cold-shock protein: MATGTVKWFNAEKGFGFIAPDDGSDDLFAHYSAIAGSGFKELRENQKVEFDAERGPKGMQAANIRAL, translated from the coding sequence ATGGCCACTGGCACTGTGAAATGGTTCAACGCTGAAAAGGGCTTCGGCTTCATCGCTCCCGATGACGGCTCGGACGACCTTTTCGCCCACTACTCGGCTATCGCCGGCTCCGGTTTCAAGGAGCTCCGCGAGAACCAGAAGGTCGAATTCGACGCTGAGCGTGGCCCCAAGGGCATGCAGGCGGCGAACATCCGCGCTCTCTGA
- a CDS encoding DUF998 domain-containing protein, with the protein MDTEQRLRGETRAVWATVVCFVVGTGAGVVLLRGDPRPLTGADSLALPAAVIAGVVAAAAFAVSTRMHRRGETRAMPRWQAAVSMLSAAALTVAFGAVTMMGVLLAGEILAAGLQGLELAGVGGGLLTGVASAVGGRFAFGAGIGLRTADLAGLLFGFLVIGTLFAMVTAVDPRWWEENFSQLGNGDGSWAFNGTLVVAGLLIATVGAYIGRDLHRMLGDAPLLRIAWIVALWALAGAALAAVGLLPLGQVEVAHNIAAFSTLMLFAVAGVATVATVPGRPGALVITTIGVILLIVIAVALWVPFGVYSVTALEAIVIGLGLLWVMTLVRVLAILAPAESRPSARAALLRHRPRHP; encoded by the coding sequence ATGGATACGGAGCAGCGGCTGCGCGGCGAGACGAGGGCCGTCTGGGCGACCGTGGTCTGTTTCGTCGTGGGCACGGGCGCCGGCGTCGTGCTGCTGCGGGGCGATCCGCGGCCGCTGACCGGTGCGGACTCACTCGCGTTGCCGGCGGCCGTCATCGCCGGCGTCGTGGCCGCCGCCGCCTTCGCCGTGAGCACGCGCATGCACCGTCGTGGCGAGACGAGGGCGATGCCCCGCTGGCAGGCCGCGGTCTCGATGCTCTCTGCAGCGGCGCTGACCGTCGCCTTCGGGGCGGTGACGATGATGGGCGTTCTCCTCGCGGGCGAGATCCTTGCGGCGGGCCTCCAGGGTCTCGAGTTGGCGGGGGTGGGCGGCGGCCTGCTGACCGGGGTCGCCTCGGCGGTGGGTGGGCGATTCGCCTTCGGTGCCGGCATCGGGCTGCGCACGGCAGATCTTGCCGGGCTGCTGTTCGGTTTTCTCGTGATCGGCACGCTGTTCGCCATGGTCACCGCGGTTGACCCGCGGTGGTGGGAGGAGAACTTCTCGCAGCTCGGGAACGGCGACGGGTCATGGGCGTTCAACGGCACCCTCGTGGTGGCGGGGCTGCTGATCGCCACGGTGGGGGCGTACATCGGTCGGGACCTGCACCGGATGCTCGGCGACGCGCCCCTCCTGCGCATCGCCTGGATCGTGGCGCTGTGGGCTCTGGCGGGTGCCGCCCTGGCTGCCGTCGGGCTGCTGCCGCTCGGTCAGGTGGAGGTCGCGCACAACATCGCCGCGTTCTCGACGCTCATGCTGTTCGCGGTGGCCGGCGTCGCCACGGTCGCCACGGTTCCGGGGCGCCCCGGCGCGCTCGTGATCACGACCATCGGTGTGATCCTTCTGATCGTCATCGCCGTCGCCCTGTGGGTGCCGTTCGGGGTGTACTCGGTGACCGCGCTGGAGGCGATCGTCATCGGACTCGGACTGCTCTGGGTCATGACCCTGGTGCGCGTGCTCGCCATCCTCGCTCCCGCCGAGTCGCGGCCCTCGGCGCGTGCCGCGCTGCTGCGCCACCGACCGCGGCATCCCTAG
- a CDS encoding helix-turn-helix transcriptional regulator encodes MPASASSTVMIGRDAEITELRRQFDDVRAGGFAALLVEGEAGIGKSRLLREFGGEVARNADVHVGWCLDLGGSRTPYGPLTGILRSIVGRIGVDRVRESVGVGVEALGMLLPELASAPDDRESTSPERLRDAIASLIESAAESAPQVLVVEDLHWADESTLAMLSFLLRALSRGRILLLITCRTDDVRRGDAVSRFIGEATRARLLDRLAITRLDQDAARELARQITGRPITSAALERMQERAEGVPFFIEELACCSSGPLPDSLRDLLLARFDRLGDDARHVVQVVSGAERPLSHSLVAVLAALPEQRLDEALREAMRSGILVTVDDDYRFRHALLREAVHDDLLPGERARLHRAYAETLEAQHATTDDGDAAALAYHWQLAQDDRRALIAAAHAMRHAKARYAFASAGRFGEMVLELWSRVPDAADAAGVERLDLLLLLGSILRNAGDGERALAVANLAFDEIDPATVDPRRYARLLRNKALYLVNLGRLGAIPLLQQALAVAEERIDDEVFRAELLNHLASRVAIAGDREEAIRLVDEAERAAAHATSTDQLSIAANVRGGTLAQLGHVDAGVREYERARQLASGPNAELRYRVNYSDMLTLVGRYREAVEVAEEGLRRARAFRVERTSGSIMAQNMIVPLLELGEVGRVEEMLARDFMQGTLRVFRMYMSMTRVRVLAWRGRSAEAEEMLQEWLPAFEETGVSERQIWYDRVMMTVAAAQSAGDLPRALDAILEMLRDERPRLLHQRRLLLEGGAIIAELRASGVDVSAASESVRAAWIAQPAQLQNDAWSTILFALLDPRPDAVDAAIGCAEGDDVPVTFRVVLRLERARTLVNDGDRAAAAVTLAEAGTLAASLEHAPLQDAVARFARDAGLGTSPASTEADVLTARERQVLDLIAEGLSNRQIGERLFISVKTVSVHVSAVLRKLGVSTRTEAALAHQNPTHSAAGQPTVVP; translated from the coding sequence ATGCCCGCATCCGCTTCGAGCACCGTGATGATCGGCCGCGATGCCGAGATCACCGAGCTTCGCCGCCAGTTCGACGACGTTCGCGCCGGCGGGTTCGCGGCGTTGCTCGTCGAGGGCGAAGCAGGCATCGGCAAGTCTCGTCTGCTGCGCGAATTCGGCGGAGAAGTCGCCCGGAACGCCGACGTGCACGTCGGATGGTGCCTCGATCTCGGTGGTTCTCGCACGCCCTACGGCCCGCTCACCGGCATCCTCCGTTCGATCGTGGGGCGCATCGGTGTCGACCGGGTACGCGAATCCGTGGGTGTGGGTGTCGAGGCTCTCGGGATGCTGCTGCCAGAACTCGCGTCCGCGCCCGACGACCGCGAGAGCACCAGCCCGGAACGACTCCGAGACGCCATCGCGTCGCTCATCGAGTCGGCGGCCGAGAGCGCCCCGCAGGTGCTCGTCGTCGAAGACCTGCATTGGGCCGACGAATCGACTCTCGCGATGCTGTCGTTCCTGCTGCGCGCGCTCAGCCGGGGTCGCATCCTTCTCCTGATCACCTGCCGTACCGACGACGTGCGCCGCGGTGACGCGGTGAGCCGCTTCATCGGCGAAGCCACTCGCGCGCGCCTCCTCGACCGCCTCGCGATCACCCGGCTCGATCAAGACGCCGCGCGCGAACTCGCCCGGCAGATCACCGGCCGCCCGATCACGTCCGCCGCCCTGGAACGCATGCAGGAGCGGGCCGAGGGCGTTCCTTTCTTCATCGAAGAGCTGGCGTGCTGCTCCAGCGGCCCCCTCCCCGACAGTCTCCGCGACCTCCTGCTGGCGCGCTTCGACCGGCTCGGCGACGACGCGCGGCACGTCGTGCAGGTCGTCTCCGGAGCAGAGCGGCCGCTTTCGCACTCGTTGGTCGCGGTTCTCGCTGCCTTGCCCGAGCAGCGACTCGACGAGGCCTTGCGCGAGGCGATGCGCAGCGGCATCCTCGTGACCGTCGATGACGACTACCGTTTCCGGCACGCGCTTCTGCGTGAGGCCGTGCATGACGATCTTCTTCCGGGGGAGCGCGCGCGACTGCATCGCGCGTACGCCGAAACGCTGGAGGCGCAGCACGCGACCACCGACGACGGCGACGCCGCCGCCCTCGCGTATCACTGGCAGCTCGCGCAGGACGACCGGCGTGCTCTCATAGCGGCCGCGCACGCGATGCGGCACGCGAAAGCCCGCTACGCCTTCGCGAGTGCAGGGCGTTTCGGGGAGATGGTGCTCGAACTGTGGTCACGGGTACCCGACGCCGCGGATGCCGCAGGTGTGGAGCGCCTCGACCTGCTGCTCCTGCTCGGCTCGATCCTGCGCAACGCCGGCGATGGGGAACGGGCGCTGGCCGTGGCGAACCTCGCGTTCGACGAGATCGATCCGGCAACCGTCGATCCGCGCCGGTACGCGCGTCTCCTGCGCAACAAGGCGCTGTACCTGGTCAACCTCGGTCGTCTTGGTGCCATCCCGCTGCTGCAGCAGGCCCTGGCCGTCGCCGAAGAGCGCATCGACGACGAGGTGTTCCGTGCAGAACTGCTCAACCACCTCGCGAGCCGCGTCGCGATCGCGGGCGATCGCGAGGAGGCGATTCGTCTCGTCGATGAGGCCGAGCGTGCGGCGGCGCACGCGACGAGCACGGATCAGCTGTCGATCGCCGCGAACGTGCGCGGCGGCACGTTGGCGCAGCTGGGTCACGTCGACGCCGGCGTGCGCGAGTACGAACGAGCACGGCAACTCGCCAGCGGCCCGAACGCGGAGTTGCGGTACCGGGTGAACTACTCGGACATGCTCACACTCGTCGGACGGTATCGAGAGGCGGTCGAGGTCGCCGAAGAGGGCCTGCGCCGTGCGCGTGCGTTCCGCGTGGAGCGCACCTCCGGGTCGATCATGGCGCAGAACATGATCGTGCCCTTGCTCGAGCTCGGGGAGGTGGGGCGCGTCGAGGAGATGCTCGCACGCGACTTCATGCAGGGCACTCTGCGTGTCTTCCGGATGTACATGAGCATGACGCGGGTCCGCGTGCTGGCGTGGCGCGGCCGGTCGGCGGAGGCTGAGGAGATGCTGCAGGAGTGGCTGCCCGCGTTCGAGGAGACGGGGGTCTCGGAACGTCAGATCTGGTACGACCGCGTGATGATGACGGTGGCGGCTGCCCAGAGCGCAGGCGACCTCCCTCGGGCGCTCGACGCGATCCTCGAGATGCTGCGGGATGAGCGACCGAGGCTGTTGCATCAGCGGCGGTTGCTGCTCGAGGGCGGGGCGATCATCGCGGAGCTGCGCGCGTCGGGCGTCGATGTGTCGGCAGCATCCGAATCCGTCCGTGCCGCGTGGATCGCCCAACCGGCGCAGCTGCAGAACGACGCGTGGTCCACGATCCTCTTCGCTCTGCTCGACCCGCGTCCCGACGCCGTCGACGCGGCGATCGGCTGCGCCGAGGGCGACGACGTCCCGGTGACGTTCCGGGTCGTCCTTCGGCTGGAGCGCGCACGGACGCTGGTGAACGACGGCGATCGTGCCGCGGCGGCGGTCACGCTCGCCGAAGCCGGAACGCTCGCCGCGTCACTCGAGCACGCGCCGCTGCAGGACGCCGTCGCGCGATTCGCTCGGGATGCCGGGCTCGGCACGTCCCCCGCCTCGACCGAGGCCGACGTGCTGACGGCGCGGGAGCGGCAGGTGCTCGACCTGATCGCCGAGGGGCTGAGCAACCGCCAGATCGGCGAGCGGCTGTTCATCAGCGTGAAGACGGTGAGTGTTCATGTGTCGGCGGTCCTGCGCAAGCTGGGCGTCAGCACGCGCACCGAAGCCGCCCTCGCGCATCAGAATCCGACGCACTCTGCCGCTGGCCAGCCAACCGTGGTACCGTGA
- a CDS encoding SRPBCC family protein: MVQIIETIDVDVPVRTAYNQWTQFESFPEFLDEVESITQIDPTHTRWKVKVGGATREFDAEITEQHPDERVAWNSIGGETEHAGVVTFHKLTETSTRVTVQIDWEPEGLLEKVGSLVGAGSHAVKKDLDNFKEFIEKRGVETGSWRGDVDA; this comes from the coding sequence ATGGTGCAGATCATCGAGACAATCGACGTCGACGTTCCCGTCCGCACGGCCTACAACCAGTGGACGCAGTTCGAGAGCTTCCCGGAGTTCCTCGACGAGGTCGAGTCCATCACCCAGATCGACCCGACCCACACCCGGTGGAAGGTGAAAGTCGGCGGCGCGACGCGCGAGTTCGATGCCGAGATCACCGAACAGCATCCCGACGAGCGCGTCGCCTGGAACAGCATCGGCGGGGAGACGGAGCACGCGGGAGTGGTGACCTTCCACAAGCTCACCGAGACTTCCACGCGCGTCACGGTGCAGATCGACTGGGAGCCCGAGGGGCTGCTCGAGAAGGTCGGGTCGCTCGTCGGCGCAGGATCGCACGCCGTGAAGAAGGACCTGGACAACTTCAAGGAGTTCATCGAGAAGCGCGGAGTCGAGACCGGCTCCTGGCGCGGCGACGTGGACGCCTGA